A region from the Ensifer canadensis genome encodes:
- a CDS encoding ParA family protein, whose amino-acid sequence MIVTIANPKGGTGKTTLVRALSGTAAHAGNDVFLIDADSRANTIRWVTMSKQMDVWPDKLEAESCLDPDRIYKMALDRQREGKIVFVDIEGTTNENLFAGLYCADIVLIPLQTTQDDVVAGMQLALNHIPVVEDDQKRKLPSLIVINQHDLVTGRARAHAPLREILRESGVALASQPIARRACYQSIGAAGTLQTVATPDPKAIAEMETLLGEILTLYRSTAEGVQA is encoded by the coding sequence ATGATCGTCACCATCGCAAACCCAAAAGGCGGGACCGGAAAAACCACGCTCGTGCGGGCGCTGTCGGGAACAGCCGCCCATGCCGGGAACGACGTGTTTCTCATCGACGCCGACAGCCGTGCCAACACAATCCGGTGGGTGACGATGTCGAAACAGATGGACGTTTGGCCTGACAAACTGGAGGCAGAAAGTTGCCTGGATCCAGATCGCATCTACAAAATGGCGTTGGATCGACAGCGCGAGGGCAAGATCGTCTTTGTCGACATTGAGGGGACAACGAATGAAAATCTCTTCGCGGGTCTTTATTGCGCCGATATCGTCCTCATCCCCCTCCAGACCACCCAGGACGATGTGGTCGCCGGGATGCAACTGGCGCTCAATCACATTCCCGTCGTCGAAGACGATCAAAAACGTAAACTACCCTCTCTGATCGTCATCAACCAGCACGATCTGGTCACCGGACGCGCCAGGGCGCATGCGCCGCTGCGCGAAATCTTGCGGGAAAGCGGCGTTGCGCTTGCCTCGCAGCCCATCGCCCGGCGCGCTTGCTATCAATCGATCGGCGCCGCCGGCACGCTCCAGACAGTTGCAACGCCCGACCCGAAAGCCATTGCCGAGATGGAAACGCTGCTTGGCGAGATCCTAACCCTTTACAGATCCACCGCCGAGGGAGTTCAGGCATGA
- the repC gene encoding plasmid replication protein RepC has product MQSGSVTTPFGRRPMTLALVKGQLETAERSESKPVDKWKVFRDLCEAKDVFGLQDRSLAVLHALLSFYPDTELSDDNGLVVFPSNTQLSIRAHGIAGTTLRRHLGVLVEAGLIQRRDSPNGKRYAHRSRGGEIEDAFGFSLAPLRARAAELAGLAQQVAEERVRFKRAKEALTLCRRDVRKLISAAMEEGADGDWAEIEAMYVGLIARLPRAPRRHDVDAVLEDMRMLREEIVNVLEIQLKAEKTDGNAIQDGCHIQNSNPESIYELEPSPEKEQGERPELKPKRVTEPLKAFPLSMVLRACPQMADYAPGGRIDHWRELMSAAIVVRSMLGVSPSAYQEACEIMGAENAAVAIACILERAGHITSAGGYLRDLTRKAARGEFGLGPMLMAAIRANSGDEKRSA; this is encoded by the coding sequence ATGCAGAGTGGAAGTGTGACGACGCCCTTTGGGCGGCGGCCGATGACGCTTGCCTTGGTCAAAGGTCAGCTGGAAACAGCAGAGCGTAGCGAGAGCAAGCCCGTAGACAAGTGGAAAGTCTTCCGGGATCTCTGTGAGGCGAAGGACGTCTTTGGCCTTCAGGACCGATCTCTCGCAGTGCTGCACGCGTTGCTGAGCTTCTATCCGGATACTGAGCTCTCGGACGACAATGGTCTTGTCGTATTCCCGTCGAACACGCAGCTGTCGATCCGGGCGCACGGCATCGCCGGCACAACACTGCGGCGCCATCTCGGTGTGCTCGTTGAGGCTGGCCTGATCCAGCGCCGCGATAGCCCGAACGGTAAACGTTATGCGCATCGGAGCAGGGGAGGGGAAATCGAGGACGCGTTCGGCTTCAGCCTGGCGCCGCTGCGTGCGCGTGCTGCCGAGCTAGCTGGTCTTGCCCAGCAAGTTGCTGAAGAGCGCGTGCGGTTCAAGCGTGCCAAGGAAGCTTTGACGCTTTGCCGGCGCGATGTGCGCAAGCTGATTTCCGCTGCCATGGAAGAGGGCGCTGACGGCGATTGGGCAGAGATCGAGGCGATGTATGTCGGCCTTATTGCGCGCCTTCCGCGCGCTCCGAGGCGCCACGATGTCGATGCCGTGCTCGAAGACATGCGAATGCTTCGTGAGGAAATCGTCAACGTCCTGGAAATTCAGCTAAAAGCAGAAAAAACCGACGGCAATGCTATCCAAGATGGATGCCACATACAGAATTCAAACCCCGAATCCATCTATGAACTTGAACCTAGCCCTGAGAAAGAGCAGGGCGAAAGGCCGGAGCTCAAACCAAAACGGGTTACCGAGCCGCTGAAGGCGTTCCCGTTGAGCATGGTGTTGAGGGCATGCCCGCAAATGGCGGATTACGCCCCAGGCGGCCGGATAGACCATTGGCGTGAGTTGATGTCGGCTGCCATTGTGGTCCGGTCGATGCTCGGCGTCAGTCCTTCGGCCTACCAAGAGGCCTGCGAAATCATGGGGGCCGAAAATGCGGCAGTCGCCATTGCCTGCATCCTTGAGCGGGCAGGGCATATCACCTCGGCCGGCGGCTACTTGCGTGACTTGACCCGAAAGGCGGCGCGCGGCGAGTTCGGTCTCGGGCCGATGCTCATGGCCGCGATCAGGGCGAACTCCGGGGATGAGAAGCGGAGCGCATGA
- the repA gene encoding plasmid partitioning protein RepA: protein MTDIIAGDGAALSQELLAMRKALFPPVSQKTLRFFSSVESAKLIGIADAYLRQLSLNGKGPQPDIGSGGRRWYSLDQINQIRAVLDENSKGKKYVPRRRSGEHCQVMAVVNFKGGSGKTTTAAHLAQYLALQGYRVLAVDLDPQASLTALHGYQPEYDIAANETMYAAIRYDERRRPMSEIIKPTYFSGLDIVPGNLELMEYEHDTPRALAEHSSEPFFGRVASALGSVEDNYDVMVLDCPPQLGFLTLGALCASTGLLITAHPQMLDVMSMCQFLLMTSDLLGVVQDAGGDLDYDFIRYVVTRFEPSDAPQAQMVGFMRSLFRERVLTNTMLKSTAVSDAGLSKQTLYEVGRENFSKATYDRAIESLDAVNGEIDSLIRKAWGRAT from the coding sequence ATGACCGACATCATCGCTGGCGACGGAGCTGCGCTTTCTCAAGAGTTGCTGGCAATGAGGAAAGCGCTCTTTCCACCAGTCTCGCAAAAGACTCTCCGCTTCTTCTCATCCGTCGAATCTGCAAAGCTGATCGGTATCGCCGATGCTTATCTAAGACAGCTATCCTTGAACGGGAAAGGACCGCAACCCGATATTGGGTCTGGCGGTCGACGCTGGTACTCGCTTGACCAAATTAATCAGATACGGGCAGTCCTCGACGAAAACTCCAAAGGCAAAAAGTACGTACCCCGACGTCGTTCCGGTGAACATTGTCAAGTAATGGCGGTAGTCAACTTCAAGGGTGGCAGCGGGAAGACGACTACTGCCGCCCATCTGGCACAGTACCTTGCACTTCAAGGATATCGCGTTCTCGCTGTTGATCTCGACCCGCAGGCTTCGCTAACCGCCCTTCACGGTTATCAGCCCGAATATGACATTGCTGCAAATGAAACAATGTACGCGGCGATCCGGTATGACGAACGACGGCGTCCGATGTCAGAAATAATCAAGCCAACGTACTTTTCAGGACTCGATATCGTCCCTGGTAATCTTGAGCTTATGGAGTACGAGCACGATACGCCGCGCGCTCTTGCAGAGCACTCCTCGGAGCCATTTTTTGGCCGTGTGGCATCTGCACTCGGCTCGGTGGAAGACAACTATGATGTCATGGTGCTCGACTGCCCGCCGCAGTTGGGTTTCCTAACCCTTGGAGCACTTTGCGCCTCGACCGGGCTCCTGATCACCGCTCATCCGCAGATGCTGGATGTAATGTCGATGTGTCAGTTTCTCCTGATGACTTCCGACCTTTTGGGAGTTGTTCAGGACGCTGGTGGGGATCTCGATTACGATTTCATCCGCTATGTCGTCACACGGTTTGAACCGTCCGATGCGCCACAGGCGCAGATGGTCGGTTTCATGCGGTCTTTGTTCCGCGAACGCGTCCTCACAAATACGATGCTGAAATCGACAGCTGTTTCGGATGCGGGCCTATCAAAGCAGACGCTCTATGAGGTGGGGCGAGAAAATTTCTCAAAGGCAACTTACGACCGTGCCATTGAGTCGCTGGATGCGGTGAATGGCGAGATTGACAGCCTAATTAGGAAGGCTTGGGGGAGGGCGACATGA
- a CDS encoding DUF736 domain-containing protein yields MSDLVNFIRFTETGLLGNIASMAYDIDLTGEEITSTNPKAPVYRLLARTPRGRSVEIGGVWKKTNQTGGDYYTLSVNTGYGRLNANLGRLPGQDDEDLMAVIPWD; encoded by the coding sequence ATGTCCGACCTCGTAAATTTCATCCGCTTCACCGAAACCGGCCTCTTGGGCAACATCGCATCCATGGCATATGACATCGACCTGACCGGCGAAGAAATCACAAGCACCAACCCCAAAGCGCCCGTTTATCGGCTTCTCGCCAGAACACCGAGGGGACGCTCTGTGGAAATTGGCGGCGTCTGGAAAAAGACAAACCAGACCGGCGGTGATTATTACACCTTGTCGGTCAATACCGGATACGGGCGCCTCAACGCCAATCTCGGACGCTTACCTGGCCAGGACGACGAGGATCTGATGGCCGTCATTCCCTGGGATTGA
- a CDS encoding relaxase/mobilization nuclease domain-containing protein, with product MAYEWASLLGEVDTYSARRVASLVDDDEKRRRGRASGPAVTSDRAEKRYLPRGIAARAATIFVPSGEQTIASILQPARSSQQDVVALVGALASRTGPEEDDELRRGGGGGGSAARQANPPIATRRSLKDKASLEVASRAALAAGAQPVVIKVTSTVSSRASAAGLLTYLGTREAENEDGRTERVDIPVIDQDGIAIVRREARAAVLSDWTAEFRDPYAVNAVATISIKFAERVGDGDLHEALNAAFGSKPFLYSHRPDGEVSVYAVTDLPAGKLAIALKAREKGDGSVHTAETAEGDLAARLANAGRRAEVCILGAATSEKSSRYFLEKFLRAEQRVITSAGDAVKRGSPSHKTADCIWQEWSGHIRTVEPRNAFHVIFSARAGTDAQTMNRAVRDFLSEQVAGHRWITAHHPDTGHVHVHAMIAARDHVGKALRLTKPELYQWRERFAEKAREHGIAMVATRRADVAATRPYSQAQAGAYQRGLTDPRYLMTPALNNRVRHKRAGVADRASLANGSLALAQQWRATVDGLKKVGAKSTVIDAANRFAAATADKTPKPAARTVNGFVLVRIEINPAGNAPALLKTVERALQAHPRFVSEKAGTALLLAPTGASISKIERELTRRNEMGPGAETLEVVNNIERRLFEQGLSATVSVEAAGGAQNGAPTPWLQSRFAALDQRTASKPAAPLAKLMTLVSDIKQRKENTMPLSLEQFDERVARANKSMDRLETMVDSSGERQAVEEMRREISALFAEQRRDIELQQIPSAMHASGGGGTPSTIQAGEGHDQNRKPPASVDPAIAVQQQAIATGRAAKAAREQAGGTKTVQDERRREIARQTEHERENNRDGAER from the coding sequence ATGGCCTATGAGTGGGCAAGTCTCCTCGGCGAAGTCGACACCTACTCGGCGCGCCGGGTCGCATCGCTGGTGGACGACGATGAGAAGCGGCGCCGCGGCCGGGCGAGTGGTCCGGCCGTGACCAGTGATCGCGCTGAGAAGCGGTATCTGCCAAGAGGGATTGCAGCCAGGGCCGCGACGATCTTCGTCCCGTCGGGGGAACAGACTATCGCCTCCATCCTGCAGCCAGCGCGCTCCTCTCAGCAGGACGTCGTCGCGCTAGTCGGTGCGTTAGCTTCACGCACGGGGCCGGAAGAGGACGACGAATTGCGCAGGGGCGGGGGAGGCGGCGGTAGCGCCGCACGTCAAGCCAACCCGCCGATCGCCACGCGGCGTTCGTTGAAAGACAAGGCGTCCTTAGAGGTTGCCAGCCGGGCAGCGCTTGCTGCCGGTGCCCAGCCGGTTGTGATCAAAGTCACATCAACGGTTTCCAGTCGCGCTTCGGCCGCGGGCCTGCTTACCTATCTTGGAACGCGCGAGGCCGAAAACGAAGACGGGCGAACGGAGAGGGTCGACATCCCTGTCATTGATCAAGATGGGATCGCCATCGTAAGAAGGGAGGCGCGCGCGGCCGTTCTATCCGACTGGACCGCTGAGTTCCGGGACCCGTATGCCGTAAACGCGGTGGCGACCATCTCGATTAAGTTCGCCGAACGTGTTGGAGACGGCGATCTTCATGAGGCGTTAAACGCTGCCTTCGGCTCAAAGCCGTTCCTTTATTCCCATCGTCCGGACGGGGAGGTTTCTGTCTATGCGGTCACGGATCTGCCGGCGGGGAAACTGGCTATCGCTTTGAAAGCCCGTGAGAAGGGCGACGGTTCGGTGCATACGGCGGAGACTGCCGAAGGGGATCTTGCGGCTCGGTTGGCGAACGCCGGCAGACGGGCGGAGGTTTGCATTCTCGGAGCTGCCACTTCGGAAAAGTCGAGCCGCTATTTCCTCGAAAAGTTCCTTCGTGCCGAACAGCGGGTTATCACCAGCGCCGGCGACGCGGTAAAGCGCGGCTCGCCGAGCCACAAAACAGCAGACTGCATTTGGCAGGAGTGGTCCGGGCATATTCGCACCGTCGAACCACGCAATGCCTTCCACGTTATCTTCTCCGCCCGTGCCGGGACGGATGCACAAACGATGAACCGCGCTGTACGCGATTTTCTCAGCGAACAGGTAGCAGGACACCGGTGGATTACCGCCCATCATCCGGACACGGGGCATGTGCATGTCCATGCGATGATTGCTGCTCGCGATCATGTAGGCAAAGCGCTGCGGCTCACGAAGCCGGAGCTCTATCAATGGCGGGAGCGGTTTGCGGAAAAGGCCCGTGAGCATGGGATTGCCATGGTGGCGACACGCCGGGCCGATGTCGCGGCAACGCGCCCATACAGCCAAGCGCAGGCCGGCGCTTATCAGCGTGGTCTCACCGATCCGCGTTATCTCATGACGCCCGCTCTGAATAATCGTGTCAGGCATAAGCGGGCTGGTGTCGCCGACCGCGCCTCGCTCGCGAACGGCAGCCTTGCGTTGGCCCAGCAGTGGCGAGCGACCGTGGACGGGTTGAAAAAGGTGGGTGCAAAATCGACGGTAATAGACGCGGCCAATCGGTTCGCAGCTGCGACAGCGGACAAAACGCCGAAGCCCGCAGCACGCACGGTAAATGGCTTCGTTCTTGTACGGATAGAGATCAACCCTGCCGGTAACGCTCCCGCCCTGCTGAAGACGGTCGAGCGCGCCCTGCAAGCCCATCCTCGGTTTGTCTCTGAGAAAGCCGGAACCGCGCTGCTTTTGGCGCCGACCGGAGCGAGCATCAGCAAGATTGAGCGGGAGCTGACGCGACGAAACGAAATGGGTCCAGGCGCAGAGACCCTTGAAGTGGTCAACAATATCGAGCGCAGGTTGTTCGAACAGGGGCTAAGCGCCACCGTTTCGGTCGAGGCGGCCGGCGGTGCGCAGAATGGTGCGCCGACGCCGTGGCTGCAGAGCCGCTTTGCCGCGCTGGATCAAAGGACGGCTTCGAAACCGGCCGCGCCGTTGGCGAAACTCATGACTTTGGTTTCAGACATCAAACAACGAAAGGAAAACACTATGCCCCTATCGCTTGAACAGTTCGACGAGCGCGTTGCACGCGCCAACAAATCGATGGACCGTTTGGAGACGATGGTCGACAGCAGTGGTGAGCGCCAGGCGGTCGAGGAAATGCGGCGCGAGATTTCGGCACTCTTTGCCGAGCAGCGCCGTGACATCGAATTGCAGCAGATACCGTCAGCCATGCATGCTTCCGGGGGAGGGGGAACGCCGTCCACTATTCAAGCTGGCGAGGGCCATGATCAAAACCGGAAGCCGCCGGCAAGTGTCGATCCCGCAATCGCGGTCCAGCAACAGGCTATTGCCACAGGTCGAGCGGCGAAAGCCGCACGGGAACAAGCTGGAGGCACAAAAACGGTTCAGGACGAAAGGCGTAGAGAGATCGCTCGTCAGACGGAGCATGAGCGCGAGAACAACCGCGATGGAGCCGAACGCTAG
- the repB gene encoding plasmid partitioning protein RepB yields the protein MSRKDTLKAMLSRREGELPHGNLQEDTVETEEVPPPEKKLQHIRSGAVGAMGRSLGNIVSAADQARALIAEGSAVVEIQPEKIDSSFVSDRLPDDGETFQQLLEAIRVSGQNSPVLLRPHPENADRYQIVFGHRRVRVASTLKQAVKAVVQNLTDEEMVVAQGQENAARTDLSYIERGLFALALEERGFDRHIIMRSLGMEKTQLSKLMAVAHSVPREIIEAIGPAPKAGRPRWMGLAEKLAVSKPKVLEDLLQRKDFRNSDTDARFALVMEALIAKRKGAKAETIKSSDGQKLATVQRSTKVLNLSFDERASPAFGDFIIGKLEQLHQEFKQFQER from the coding sequence ATGAGCCGCAAGGATACGCTTAAGGCCATGCTTTCTCGCCGAGAAGGCGAGTTGCCACATGGCAACCTCCAAGAAGATACCGTTGAAACTGAGGAGGTTCCTCCTCCGGAGAAGAAGCTTCAGCACATCCGATCAGGCGCGGTCGGTGCAATGGGGCGCTCCCTTGGCAACATTGTTAGTGCCGCGGACCAGGCTCGGGCGCTTATCGCCGAAGGTTCTGCCGTCGTCGAGATACAACCTGAGAAGATAGACAGCTCTTTTGTTTCCGATCGCCTGCCTGATGACGGTGAAACCTTCCAGCAGCTTTTAGAAGCTATTCGCGTCTCCGGCCAGAATAGCCCTGTGCTTCTTCGACCCCATCCGGAAAATGCTGATCGATATCAAATCGTATTCGGTCATCGGCGGGTCAGAGTAGCTTCAACACTGAAGCAGGCGGTGAAGGCTGTCGTTCAGAATCTTACTGACGAAGAAATGGTTGTCGCCCAAGGTCAGGAAAACGCGGCCCGAACTGATCTAAGCTATATTGAGCGCGGCCTATTTGCCTTGGCGCTTGAGGAACGTGGCTTTGATCGACACATCATAATGCGCTCGTTGGGAATGGAGAAAACCCAGCTGTCGAAGCTAATGGCCGTTGCTCATTCAGTGCCGCGTGAGATCATCGAAGCAATTGGCCCTGCACCTAAGGCTGGAAGGCCCCGTTGGATGGGTCTCGCCGAGAAGCTCGCGGTTAGCAAGCCGAAGGTTCTGGAAGATCTTCTCCAGCGCAAGGACTTTCGTAACTCTGATACTGATGCCCGTTTCGCACTAGTAATGGAAGCGCTCATTGCGAAGCGAAAGGGAGCAAAGGCCGAAACGATTAAATCGAGCGACGGTCAAAAACTGGCGACGGTTCAGCGTTCGACGAAGGTGCTTAATCTTAGTTTTGATGAAAGGGCGTCGCCAGCGTTTGGCGACTTTATCATCGGGAAACTGGAGCAGCTTCACCAAGAGTTCAAGCAATTCCAGGAGAGGTAA